One window of the Terriglobia bacterium genome contains the following:
- the def gene encoding peptide deformylase — protein MRLTIVQAGEKVLRETARPLTKEEILGDEIQRLIADMRDTMRDAPGVGLAAPQVGIPLQLAVIEDREEYQRDSRPEQIAERERRPVPFHVIVNPTITPAIDTRAEFQEGCLSVAGFVAVVPRWRQVRVECLNERGEPRIIEASGWYARILQHEIDHLQGMLYVDRMLSRTFMTTDNYAQHWKNKTIDEIRSDLRAN, from the coding sequence ATGCGCCTAACAATCGTACAGGCAGGTGAGAAAGTACTGCGCGAAACTGCGCGGCCATTGACGAAAGAAGAGATCCTCGGCGATGAAATCCAGCGACTAATCGCCGACATGCGGGACACGATGCGAGATGCACCAGGCGTGGGACTCGCAGCACCACAAGTGGGCATCCCGCTGCAACTTGCCGTCATTGAAGACCGTGAGGAATACCAGAGGGACTCGCGTCCCGAACAGATTGCGGAACGGGAGCGCAGGCCGGTTCCCTTTCATGTCATCGTCAATCCGACAATAACGCCGGCGATCGATACCCGGGCAGAGTTCCAGGAGGGCTGCCTGAGCGTGGCGGGTTTCGTCGCCGTGGTTCCCCGCTGGCGCCAGGTGCGAGTGGAGTGCCTGAACGAACGGGGCGAACCGCGCATCATAGAGGCTTCCGGTTGGTATGCCCGTATCCTCCAGCACGAAATTGACCATCTCCAGGGAATGCTCTACGTTGACCGAATGCTGAGCCGCACTTTCATGACCACCGACAACTATGCGCAGCATTGGAAAAACAAAACCATCGACGAGATACGTAGCGATCTACGGGCGAATTAG
- a CDS encoding alkaline phosphatase family protein — MRTLRLCLAIALLAVLTACGGNTTTSNNSGGGNTGGNGGGTNTPPGNGSITEIKHIVWMLQENRSFDNYFGKLNDYRQAHGLGADVDGIPADASNPSYDGTTQVQPYHFNTVCVESLTPAWNASRRDVNRYNPLSKTGPMDGFVYSAANYAIDQNQAGYSYSDTAGLRAIGYYTNRELPYYYFMATQFATSDRWFSPILSRTPANRIANLAGSALGVVNDVPSGMTFSEPTIFSLLQDAGKSWKIYETSGNTYLGFFSPFYGEHKDHIASIDQYYTDVANNSLPDVAFIETGVETNDTGGTSSLDEHPNSNIQKGAAYVAKIINSLMNSSSWSSSAFILTYDEGGGNYDHVPPQSAVNPDSIRPMLSPTDDVDDYSRTGFRVPLIVVSPFAKKGYVSHTVMDYTAILKFIEKRFNLPNLTARDAAQPDMSEFFDFTNLPNQSAPTPPAQPTDAPCTFHSLP; from the coding sequence ATGAGAACACTCAGGCTCTGTTTGGCAATAGCTTTGCTTGCTGTTTTGACCGCCTGCGGGGGCAATACCACAACCAGCAACAACTCCGGAGGCGGGAACACCGGCGGCAATGGCGGCGGGACTAATACTCCCCCCGGTAACGGTAGCATCACGGAAATCAAGCACATCGTCTGGATGCTCCAGGAGAATCGCTCTTTTGATAATTATTTCGGAAAGCTGAACGACTACCGTCAGGCTCATGGACTTGGAGCCGATGTCGACGGGATCCCGGCGGACGCGAGCAATCCCAGCTATGACGGAACCACCCAGGTTCAACCGTACCATTTCAACACGGTCTGCGTCGAAAGCCTGACCCCGGCGTGGAACGCCAGTCGCCGGGACGTAAATCGCTACAACCCGCTCTCAAAGACCGGCCCCATGGACGGCTTCGTCTACTCCGCCGCTAACTATGCGATCGATCAGAACCAGGCGGGTTACAGCTATTCGGATACTGCCGGGCTTCGTGCCATCGGCTACTACACCAATCGTGAGCTGCCGTATTACTACTTTATGGCGACGCAGTTTGCGACATCGGATCGATGGTTCTCGCCAATCCTTTCGCGCACTCCGGCAAACCGGATCGCTAATCTTGCCGGGTCCGCTCTCGGCGTCGTCAATGATGTGCCGTCGGGGATGACGTTCTCGGAACCCACCATCTTCAGCCTCCTGCAGGATGCGGGGAAGTCCTGGAAGATTTACGAGACTTCCGGCAACACGTATCTCGGGTTCTTCAGTCCGTTCTATGGCGAGCACAAGGACCACATTGCATCCATCGACCAGTACTACACGGATGTTGCCAACAATAGTCTGCCCGACGTCGCCTTCATCGAAACCGGCGTAGAGACGAATGACACCGGCGGGACCAGTTCGCTTGATGAGCATCCCAACTCGAATATCCAGAAGGGCGCTGCCTATGTAGCCAAGATCATCAATTCGTTGATGAACAGCTCATCGTGGAGCAGTTCGGCCTTCATACTCACGTATGACGAAGGGGGTGGCAACTACGATCACGTTCCACCGCAGTCGGCCGTCAATCCCGATTCGATCCGACCGATGCTCTCCCCCACGGATGATGTCGACGATTATTCGCGGACAGGTTTCCGGGTCCCTCTGATTGTCGTTTCGCCATTCGCGAAGAAGGGCTACGTCTCGCACACCGTCATGGATTACACGGCGATCCTGAAGTTCATTGAGAAGCGCTTCAATCTCCCAAACCTGACCGCACGTGATGCGGCGCAACCGGACATGTCGGAGTTCTTCGACTTCACCAACTTGCCCAATCAGAGTGCGCCCACGCCACCGGCACAGCCGACCGATGCGCCCTGTACTTTCCACAGCCTACCTTGA
- a CDS encoding radical SAM protein, which yields MEAQHNQTPSTTPPFRLDVSLHDLLTKPQERSAVPPPPGGVPQELPTPAFPQYKKLFEAPDENYFPKNGRRHWEPKDIYRSMKGWMFPYFKSRLLPGEFHPIIAYLFNEWKCNLDCHYCWAFDNSVKGMTEDIAKRSIDWLHDTGCRVLALMGGEPLLRPDVVHKIIYYAAKKDFWVYLPTNGRLMRPAVIDRLADAGLGTVNLAVDAWDIKPGLPKAMVPIRSFFDYLVRKQYKYGYSVFLNINICRNNPEDVVQLTELARDNGIATDYHVCESPMTEQPHFKHLEENKTFIREEDMPAVCELIDWLVEKQRSGYKMVNSVERLLQMKDFIHGELDDWKCRAGQNSLIVRVDGTLAPCFPMYSASYDWGTIENHKLEEQQLRNMKHSCQRDCFSTLNHILAFCYNDGRVLHWLFEQAKHGFQGVTGNMPSKAQGAV from the coding sequence ATGGAAGCGCAACACAATCAGACTCCATCAACGACACCACCATTTCGGCTGGATGTTTCGTTGCACGATCTGCTGACGAAACCGCAGGAGCGTTCGGCCGTTCCGCCCCCGCCGGGCGGAGTTCCGCAAGAGTTGCCAACGCCAGCATTCCCGCAATACAAGAAGCTGTTTGAGGCGCCGGATGAGAATTACTTTCCTAAGAATGGCAGACGACATTGGGAGCCGAAAGATATCTATCGCAGCATGAAGGGATGGATGTTCCCTTATTTCAAATCTCGGCTGCTTCCCGGCGAGTTCCACCCGATCATTGCCTATCTATTCAACGAGTGGAAATGCAACCTGGATTGCCACTACTGCTGGGCCTTTGACAACAGCGTTAAGGGAATGACCGAGGATATTGCGAAGCGCTCGATTGACTGGCTGCACGATACGGGTTGCCGCGTGCTCGCGTTGATGGGCGGCGAACCATTACTGCGGCCGGACGTTGTGCACAAGATTATCTATTACGCTGCTAAGAAGGACTTTTGGGTGTATCTGCCGACGAATGGGCGGCTGATGCGGCCCGCGGTGATCGATCGTCTTGCTGATGCTGGACTAGGAACAGTGAACCTCGCGGTCGACGCATGGGACATCAAGCCGGGATTGCCGAAGGCGATGGTACCGATCCGCTCGTTCTTCGATTACCTCGTTCGCAAACAGTACAAGTACGGATACAGCGTGTTCCTGAACATCAACATCTGCCGGAATAATCCAGAGGATGTTGTGCAACTGACGGAACTCGCACGCGATAACGGCATTGCGACCGATTATCACGTTTGCGAGTCGCCGATGACCGAACAGCCGCACTTCAAGCATCTCGAAGAGAACAAGACATTCATCCGCGAAGAGGATATGCCGGCCGTATGTGAGCTGATCGATTGGCTTGTCGAGAAGCAGCGCAGTGGCTACAAGATGGTCAACTCAGTCGAACGGCTGCTGCAGATGAAGGACTTCATCCACGGCGAACTCGACGATTGGAAGTGCCGCGCCGGCCAGAACTCGCTCATAGTTCGAGTCGACGGCACCCTCGCGCCGTGCTTCCCCATGTATTCCGCTTCGTATGACTGGGGCACGATTGAGAATCACAAACTCGAGGAGCAGCAACTGAGGAATATGAAACACAGTTGCCAGAGAGATTGCTTCTCAACCCTGAACCACATCCTGGCGTTTTGCTACAACGACGGCCGCGTGCTGCATTGGTTATTTGAGCAGGCGAAGCACGGCTTCCAGGGGGTAACCGGCAACATGCCGTCCAAGGCTCAAGGAGCTGTCTAG
- a CDS encoding BadF/BadG/BcrA/BcrD ATPase family protein, with amino-acid sequence MSGSHTSGCSTHDSRVDVRLDDLTKKPATQELPARMLANPAPEGDLNIAYIIGMDVGSTTVKAVVVNAGSDEIFWQDYQRHETKQPEKTLEFLKRMENEVAVAPGNSRVFITGSGGGNLANLIGAKFVQEVTAVALAVEKLHPEVNSVIELGGQDAKIIVFKEDESTGRKKKIPSMNDKCAGGTGAVIDKINAKLKIPVDELGKQGYTGIKLHPVAGKCGVFAETDINGLQKQGIPPDQLMASLFDAIVMQNLTVLTRGHTLRPHVLLLGGPNSFIRGMREAWQQNIPKTWAERKVELPEGATPEELIKVPGNAQYFAAIGAIEFGKDEDKAVGVYHGTECLEDYILYGRKKEKEKSGGQGLSNSEEELAGFKKQYTVKRFVGAKFQPGTVVAGFVGIDGGSTSTKAVLLSESGEVLCKAYQLSNGNPMQDTIDMFTSLRRQVEEQGAKLEVLGIGTTGYAKDILKDVLKADVALVETVAHTESAIRFYKDPDVIVDVGGQDIKLIVLKDGRVKDFKLNTQCSAGNGYFLQGTAESLGVKVEEYADIAFSAETMPIFGYGCAVFMQSDIVNFQRQGWKSQEILAGLAAVLPKNIFLYVAGIPNLAKLGSKFILQGGTQKNLAAVKAEVDFINSHFHDGATEPSVTVHEHCGESGAIGAGVEAIRLYKNGQRTSFIGLDAVQKITYRTTRNEDTRCYFCKNNCLRTFIDVNVGEVKSQLPVFKSKVPLQAGEQRLIISTCEKGLVEDVNAMRGIKAGLDAVKAANPNYVEIASREAFKARQVPLVADSAPTNRWSSAAKKRAELISKRASLRVGMPKVLNMYLYSPMFSSYLQALGVPGENIIYSDYTSHEMYKAGAGRGAIDPCFPSKIGIPHVYNLMFTKHAKKPLDAIFFPMIDVLTTKLQKCTGTNACPTVTATPNAVKAAFTKESDLFKENGIAYIDAILNLADRRLFGLQMFRAWEPVLGLSEDENERAIDEAFKAQEAFEAGLQKRARETLDKLEQENRIGIVMLGRVYHHDPGVNHEILDEFQKLGYPVFSQSYLPIDDDLLERLFGEEVRAGVISSPLDITDVWKNAYSASTNQKIWAAKFTARHPNLVALELSSFKCGHDAPIYNVVEGIIENSGTPYFSFKDLDENKPTGSIKIRVETIDYFLKRYREDLVRKAGASNELKKRMAEYEQMLRARLAQRPHYDVPVGAKTEDRKVAVGD; translated from the coding sequence GTGTCTGGTTCTCACACTTCCGGTTGCAGCACCCACGACTCGCGGGTCGACGTTCGGCTCGACGACCTGACGAAAAAGCCTGCGACGCAGGAGTTGCCGGCGCGAATGCTCGCCAATCCCGCGCCCGAAGGTGATTTGAATATCGCCTACATCATCGGCATGGATGTCGGCTCTACGACCGTGAAAGCTGTGGTGGTCAATGCCGGTAGCGATGAAATTTTCTGGCAGGACTACCAGCGTCACGAGACGAAGCAACCGGAGAAAACGCTCGAGTTTCTGAAGCGGATGGAGAATGAAGTCGCAGTCGCGCCGGGGAACTCGCGAGTCTTCATCACCGGCTCAGGTGGCGGGAACCTGGCGAACCTGATCGGCGCAAAGTTCGTGCAGGAGGTCACTGCCGTCGCGCTGGCAGTCGAAAAGCTGCACCCGGAAGTGAACTCGGTCATCGAACTCGGCGGGCAGGACGCCAAGATTATCGTCTTCAAAGAGGACGAATCGACGGGGCGCAAGAAGAAGATCCCGTCGATGAACGACAAGTGCGCGGGCGGCACGGGTGCCGTCATCGATAAGATCAATGCGAAGCTGAAGATCCCGGTAGATGAACTCGGCAAGCAGGGATACACGGGCATCAAGCTGCACCCCGTGGCCGGTAAGTGCGGCGTATTCGCCGAGACAGACATCAACGGCTTGCAGAAGCAGGGGATCCCACCGGATCAACTGATGGCGTCGCTCTTCGACGCCATCGTGATGCAGAACCTGACGGTGTTGACCCGAGGCCACACACTGCGACCGCACGTGCTGCTTCTCGGCGGCCCCAACAGCTTCATTCGAGGAATGCGCGAAGCCTGGCAGCAGAACATCCCGAAGACCTGGGCGGAGCGTAAGGTCGAGTTGCCCGAGGGAGCGACGCCGGAAGAGCTGATCAAAGTCCCGGGCAATGCGCAGTACTTTGCTGCAATCGGCGCAATCGAGTTCGGCAAGGACGAGGACAAAGCCGTCGGCGTGTATCACGGGACCGAATGCCTCGAAGACTATATCCTGTATGGCCGAAAAAAAGAGAAGGAGAAATCCGGCGGTCAGGGATTAAGTAACTCAGAAGAAGAACTGGCGGGATTCAAGAAGCAGTACACGGTAAAAAGGTTCGTTGGCGCCAAGTTCCAGCCCGGTACGGTTGTCGCCGGATTCGTCGGAATCGACGGCGGGTCCACTTCGACGAAAGCCGTGCTCCTGTCCGAATCCGGCGAGGTGCTCTGCAAGGCGTATCAACTTTCCAATGGTAACCCCATGCAGGACACCATCGACATGTTTACTTCTCTCCGCCGTCAGGTTGAGGAGCAGGGAGCGAAACTCGAGGTTCTCGGGATCGGTACCACTGGCTACGCCAAGGACATTTTGAAAGACGTGCTTAAGGCCGACGTCGCGCTGGTGGAAACCGTCGCGCATACAGAGTCAGCGATTCGCTTCTACAAAGATCCCGATGTGATCGTCGACGTCGGTGGGCAGGACATCAAGCTCATCGTTCTGAAAGATGGCAGGGTCAAAGATTTCAAGCTGAACACGCAGTGTTCGGCCGGAAATGGCTACTTCCTGCAAGGCACTGCCGAGTCGCTCGGCGTTAAGGTCGAGGAATACGCTGATATTGCCTTTTCCGCGGAAACGATGCCCATATTTGGCTACGGCTGCGCTGTTTTCATGCAGTCGGATATTGTCAACTTCCAGCGGCAAGGGTGGAAGTCACAGGAAATCCTCGCCGGGCTTGCGGCTGTTCTGCCGAAGAACATCTTTCTGTATGTCGCCGGCATTCCTAACTTGGCTAAGCTGGGCTCGAAGTTCATCCTGCAGGGTGGCACGCAGAAAAATCTCGCGGCGGTGAAAGCCGAGGTCGATTTCATCAATTCGCATTTTCACGACGGGGCAACTGAGCCGAGTGTGACGGTACACGAACACTGCGGCGAGTCGGGCGCTATTGGTGCCGGCGTCGAGGCCATTCGGCTGTACAAAAACGGTCAGAGAACTTCGTTCATTGGTCTCGACGCCGTCCAGAAGATAACTTACCGTACCACCCGGAACGAAGACACGCGCTGCTATTTCTGCAAGAACAACTGCCTGCGAACGTTCATCGACGTCAACGTCGGCGAGGTGAAGTCGCAGCTGCCGGTCTTCAAATCAAAAGTACCGCTGCAGGCGGGCGAGCAGCGTCTCATCATCTCTACTTGCGAAAAAGGACTGGTGGAGGACGTGAACGCAATGCGCGGAATCAAGGCCGGACTCGATGCAGTGAAGGCCGCAAACCCCAATTATGTCGAGATCGCTTCGCGCGAGGCGTTCAAGGCGCGGCAGGTACCGCTCGTAGCCGATTCAGCACCAACCAACCGGTGGTCTTCGGCGGCAAAGAAACGTGCGGAACTGATCAGTAAGCGCGCCAGCCTGCGCGTTGGCATGCCCAAGGTGCTGAACATGTATCTGTACTCCCCGATGTTCAGCTCTTACTTGCAGGCATTGGGAGTGCCGGGAGAAAACATCATCTATTCCGACTACACCAGCCACGAAATGTACAAGGCAGGGGCGGGGCGCGGCGCCATTGATCCGTGCTTCCCGTCCAAGATCGGCATCCCGCACGTCTATAACCTGATGTTCACCAAGCATGCGAAGAAGCCGCTCGATGCGATTTTCTTCCCGATGATCGACGTGCTCACGACGAAGCTCCAGAAATGCACGGGCACGAACGCCTGCCCAACCGTCACGGCAACACCGAACGCGGTCAAAGCCGCGTTCACCAAGGAAAGCGATCTCTTCAAAGAGAACGGGATCGCTTATATCGACGCGATCCTCAACCTCGCAGATCGACGACTGTTCGGATTACAGATGTTCCGGGCCTGGGAACCGGTGCTCGGCCTCTCGGAAGACGAAAACGAACGCGCTATCGACGAGGCTTTCAAAGCACAGGAAGCTTTTGAGGCCGGTCTGCAAAAGCGCGCGCGCGAAACTCTTGACAAGCTGGAGCAGGAGAACCGCATCGGAATCGTGATGCTCGGGCGCGTCTACCATCACGACCCCGGCGTTAACCACGAGATCCTCGATGAATTCCAGAAGCTCGGATACCCGGTGTTCTCGCAGAGCTATCTGCCGATTGACGACGATCTGCTCGAGCGCCTGTTCGGTGAGGAGGTGCGTGCCGGTGTGATCAGCAGCCCCCTTGATATCACCGATGTCTGGAAGAACGCATATTCGGCGAGCACGAATCAGAAGATATGGGCGGCAAAGTTCACCGCGCGGCATCCAAACCTCGTCGCGCTCGAGCTCTCCAGTTTCAAGTGCGGACACGACGCGCCAATCTACAACGTGGTAGAAGGCATCATCGAAAATTCGGGGACGCCTTACTTCTCTTTCAAGGACCTCGACGAGAACAAGCCGACCGGCTCCATCAAGATTCGCGTCGAGACTATTGACTACTTCCTGAAGCGCTATCGCGAGGACCTGGTGCGGAAGGCTGGGGCTTCCAACGAACTCAAGAAACGCATGGCGGAATATGAGCAGATGCTGCGCGCGAGGCTCGCGCAACGGCCGCATTATGACGTACCGGTCGGCGCGAAAACGGAAGACCGTAAAGTGGCGGTCGGGGACTGA
- a CDS encoding activator of (R)-2-hydroxyglutaryl-CoA dehydratase, producing the protein MAVTRIDFPIEGLQPAQSEADIQKLVEAERLRLEKELGLGSQAPRHFHRPVERPFTAEERGKITILFGGLSLKHEKVIHAVFEGCGYRCEILPTANVAAFQLGKEYGNNGQCNPTYFTVGNLVQYLQGLEARGVSRQEIIDNYVFFTAGSCGPCRFGMYESEYRLALQNAGYDGFRVLLFQQNDGLKAASGEAGLKFTVDFGMGMFNALNLGDIMNEMAYRVRPYEANPGQANEKFTEAMDEICRLLSKRTPYEFSDRTPRFIANRLPNKKSKGYIVANSLGKVWDHLYGPQSKQAYRRAHDILGEIEVDRLKVKPVVKIIGEFWAQITEGDGNFHMFDFLEREGAQVLVEPIGTWVMYMLYQVKEKAAFRKKLDAPHKNVEWYQFNQRLANEMAFRKKWLSFTFGEMFYERQYSRTVEALGNIAHHLVSQKELAKLAHPFYNQFARGGEGHLEVGKNVYYTQNRLAHMVLALKPFGCMPSSQSDGVQSGVANHFKEMIFLPIETSGEGEINAHSRVQMALGEAKVKARMEFEDVLKSTGKSVDDIRGYVAEHAELRRLFYPVPERKGVTGVAANFVLHVNDLMNGKSRIRHVPEPENALATA; encoded by the coding sequence ATGGCTGTCACTCGAATCGACTTCCCAATCGAGGGATTACAACCGGCGCAATCTGAAGCCGATATCCAGAAACTAGTTGAGGCCGAGCGCCTTCGCCTCGAAAAAGAGTTAGGACTGGGATCGCAAGCCCCGAGACATTTTCATCGTCCCGTAGAACGTCCGTTCACGGCCGAGGAGCGCGGCAAGATCACAATCCTGTTTGGTGGACTTTCGCTGAAGCACGAAAAAGTGATTCACGCGGTATTCGAGGGCTGCGGTTATCGCTGCGAGATTCTGCCGACAGCGAATGTCGCAGCGTTCCAGTTGGGCAAGGAATACGGCAATAACGGCCAGTGCAATCCGACATATTTCACGGTCGGCAACCTGGTGCAGTACCTGCAAGGGCTCGAGGCGCGCGGTGTGTCGAGGCAGGAGATCATCGACAATTACGTGTTCTTCACCGCCGGATCGTGTGGTCCTTGCCGGTTCGGAATGTATGAGTCCGAGTATCGCCTCGCCTTGCAGAATGCCGGCTACGACGGGTTCCGCGTGCTGCTCTTCCAGCAGAACGACGGCCTGAAGGCCGCCTCCGGAGAGGCCGGATTGAAGTTCACTGTCGACTTCGGCATGGGGATGTTCAATGCGCTGAACCTCGGCGACATCATGAACGAAATGGCGTATCGCGTGCGTCCGTATGAGGCGAACCCCGGCCAGGCGAACGAGAAATTCACCGAAGCAATGGACGAGATCTGCCGGCTGCTGAGCAAGCGCACGCCCTATGAATTCTCGGACCGGACGCCGAGGTTCATTGCGAATCGATTACCGAATAAGAAGTCGAAGGGCTACATCGTCGCGAACTCGCTCGGGAAAGTTTGGGATCACCTATATGGGCCTCAGTCGAAACAGGCGTATCGGCGAGCACATGACATCCTCGGCGAAATCGAGGTCGATCGTCTGAAAGTGAAGCCGGTGGTGAAGATCATCGGCGAGTTCTGGGCGCAGATTACCGAGGGGGACGGCAACTTCCATATGTTCGACTTCCTGGAGCGCGAGGGTGCTCAGGTGCTCGTCGAGCCGATCGGCACCTGGGTGATGTACATGCTGTACCAGGTGAAAGAGAAGGCCGCGTTCCGCAAGAAACTCGACGCTCCGCATAAAAACGTTGAGTGGTACCAGTTCAACCAGCGACTGGCAAACGAGATGGCATTCCGGAAGAAATGGCTGTCGTTCACCTTTGGCGAAATGTTCTATGAGCGTCAGTACAGCCGCACGGTGGAGGCGCTGGGCAACATTGCGCATCACCTTGTGTCGCAGAAGGAACTCGCCAAGCTGGCACATCCTTTCTACAACCAGTTCGCGCGCGGCGGCGAAGGACACCTCGAGGTCGGCAAGAACGTCTACTACACCCAGAACAGACTGGCTCACATGGTGCTGGCGCTGAAGCCCTTCGGATGCATGCCGTCATCGCAGTCCGACGGAGTTCAGTCGGGCGTCGCAAATCACTTCAAAGAGATGATTTTCTTGCCGATCGAAACTTCCGGCGAGGGCGAGATCAACGCGCATAGCAGGGTACAAATGGCGCTCGGGGAAGCGAAGGTCAAGGCCCGCATGGAATTCGAAGACGTACTGAAGTCGACCGGTAAGTCGGTTGATGATATCCGCGGCTACGTCGCCGAGCATGCCGAGCTGCGCAGGCTGTTTTATCCCGTTCCAGAACGAAAGGGCGTAACCGGCGTTGCAGCCAATTTCGTCCTGCACGTCAATGACCTGATGAACGGGAAATCGCGTATCCGGCACGTGCCGGAACCGGAGAACGCACTGGCAACCGCTTAG
- a CDS encoding response regulator: MSGKRVMVVCEQPTFREELAKLIEDHGLESYPAADGIDALRQIYHVRPRVIVSDAALSRLSGFEFLPFVRRRFPKVGVIAVADEAESREEKPVADLLVPKSPWNPEGFIAHVRRMLAQWPLRVEQESDCA, from the coding sequence ATGTCTGGGAAGCGCGTGATGGTGGTTTGTGAGCAGCCGACGTTTCGGGAAGAGCTCGCGAAGTTGATCGAGGACCACGGGCTGGAGTCGTATCCGGCGGCCGATGGGATCGATGCACTGCGGCAGATCTACCATGTACGGCCCCGGGTAATCGTCAGCGATGCTGCGCTGTCTCGGCTCTCCGGGTTCGAGTTCCTGCCGTTTGTGCGGCGGCGATTTCCCAAGGTCGGGGTAATTGCGGTCGCCGACGAGGCCGAGAGTCGCGAGGAAAAGCCGGTAGCCGACCTTCTTGTGCCGAAAAGTCCATGGAACCCGGAGGGGTTCATCGCTCACGTCCGGCGAATGCTGGCGCAGTGGCCGCTGCGTGTAGAACAGGAGTCTGATTGTGCGTAA
- a CDS encoding DoxX family protein has translation MSHALHIRRSSVNWKTWLFDSSAPKAVLLVRLLVGVVFLSEGIQKFLYPATLGVGRFAKIGIPFPQYSAPFVGGVECVCGVLVIVGLLTRLAAIPLLATISVALATTKVPMLIRSAFWAAMHEARTDICMFLGAIFLIAVGAGPLSMDAKLSNGSSGIDRRSATSGR, from the coding sequence ATGTCTCATGCCCTGCACATCAGGAGAAGTTCCGTGAACTGGAAAACGTGGCTGTTCGATTCGAGTGCGCCCAAGGCTGTTTTGCTCGTTCGCTTGTTGGTCGGCGTGGTGTTTCTTTCAGAAGGCATCCAGAAGTTCCTTTATCCGGCGACACTAGGCGTGGGGCGATTTGCAAAGATCGGTATTCCCTTTCCGCAATACTCGGCACCGTTTGTGGGGGGAGTGGAATGTGTCTGTGGAGTGCTCGTCATTGTGGGGCTGCTGACGAGGCTTGCGGCGATTCCGCTGCTGGCTACCATCTCGGTGGCGCTTGCGACGACGAAAGTGCCTATGCTGATCAGAAGCGCGTTCTGGGCAGCCATGCACGAGGCGCGCACAGATATCTGCATGTTCTTAGGAGCGATTTTCCTGATTGCGGTCGGCGCAGGGCCTCTGTCGATGGACGCAAAACTCTCAAACGGCAGCTCTGGAATTGATAGAAGAAGTGCAACGAGTGGACGATAA